ACTCGGGGAAAGCGTTCCGGATGGTGTCTCCCTCGTGATGCAGCCAGTATACAGGGAGCAGTGGCTTGCGCAGGTCAGGAAGCTCGCGTCTGAATCGCCCGTGCTCGGGATGGAGTTCTCGACTATTCCCGTGATTGATCGTCTCGACGGGCTGCTTCGCCTCACAGGAGCGACCGAAGAAGGCCGCGAGCTCCTCGTCCCCCGCACTGGGCGCTGGCTCTCGGAGCAGCGCGCGAGCTTCGTGAATGCGCCGGTGCTGGCCGCGGTGAGCGCTCTGACGTCCAAGCGGCTTGACGCTCCACAGGTGCGGGCGATCAGGCAGACCCACGAACTCGCGCCTACCTGGTTCAGTGAGATGTACGGTGCCGCTTACCTGTACGGCATCGGCGCACGCCATCACGCAACGCTCGCATCCGCCTGAAAGCCCCCAAGATGAACAAGTTCTTCGAGCCTCTCGCCGACCAGCTGACTGAACGGTCGACGAGCGCTCTCCTCGGTGCACTTGGTCCTGTTTCCGCTCCCCTGCGCCGATATCTGCGGGAGTCGCTTCACAGGTTGCCGGGCCAGGGCGCAAGTCTCCTGGCGGATCCCGTGATCGAAGCAATCTTCGATTGGCAGAGTGGCGAGGAGACGATGGAGGATCTCGCCACCGCGGACATGCTGAGCAAGGAGCTTGTCCACGCTATGGCGCAGCCGTCCCGGCATGAAGCGCTTCGCGAGTACCGCTTCCCGTCGGATCGGCGGCCCTTCCGCCACCAACTCGCCGCTTGGCGTCACCTGAGGAATGAGGACGCTCGATCTGTTCTGGTCACCAGTGGCACCGGGTCCGGGAAGACCGAGGCCTTCCTGGTCCCGATCCTCGACTACCTCGCCCGCGAGCAGCGGCACCTGGGACGGCTGACCGGGGTCCGCGCTCTTTTCCTGTATCCCCTGAACGCGCTGATCAACTCCCAGCGCGACCGGCTCCGCGCCTGGACGGAACCGTTCGGAGGTAAAATCCGGTTTTGCCTCTACAAGGGCGATACGCCCGAGATACTGTCTCCACTGCAACGAAAGGCGGCATCCCCGGAAGAGGTTGGCGACCGGAAGACGCTGCGCAACGATCCTCCGCCGATCCTCGTCACCAACGCGACGATGCTCGAATACCTGCTGATCCGGAAGCAGGACCGGCCGATCATCGAGCGTTCTGCGGGGCAGCTCCGCTGGATCGTCCTAGACGAGGCACACACCTACCTCGGTTCACACGCTGCGGAGATGGCGCTGCTGCTGCGTCGGGTGCTCCACGCCTTCGAGGTCGACGCGCAGCAGGTGCGGTTCGTAGCTACGTCCGCAACGATTGGTGATGACAGTGAGAAGAGCACCGCGGAACTGCAGAGCTTCCTCGCGGATCTGGCGGGCGTGGACCCGGAGCGTGTCTCAGTCGTTCGCGGAGCACGATCGATTCCCTCTCTCCCGCCGGAGTACGCCGCCACGGATGTTCCGCTCCCTGCACACGAAGAGCTGATCGGGTGTGAGCGCGGCCAGCTTGGTCACGTCTTGGCCTCGAACCGCAGCATGCGAACCCTTCGGGAGCGTTTGCTCTCGGAAGGGGCCGTGAAGGTTTCGGAACTCGCGCGGATCAGCGCAAATGGCGGTTCATCAATTGTGGAGCACCCTGGGGAGGAAACGCTTCGCGAAACGATGCAGTTCCTCGACTTCGCCACAGCGGCCGAGGTGAAGGGGGAGCAGTTCCTCCGGGCCCGTGCACACTACTTCCACCGCACCCACGCGGGAATATGGTGCTGCGTCAATCCGCAGTGTGCCGGCAGGATGCGCACGGCGCTTGACCATCCTGAGTGGAGTTTCGGGCGGATTTTTCTGGAGCGGCGCGAGCACTGCTCCGAGTGCGGATCGATCGTGCTTGAAATGGTCCTGTGCGGCGAGTGCGGGACCGAGTACCTGGATGCTGATCTCGTGCCCGGGCAGGGAGCGTATCGGCTCCTTCCGCGGCTGCAGGACGATCCCTCAGATGCGGAAGAGTACCAGGCACTCATCGAGGGAGAAGATGACGAGGATGCGACTGCGGACGAGCCGGAGGAGGACGAAGATCGTCTCCCGCGCCTTCTCACCCGCCGCGGTGCGCCCGATACGCAGGAGATCGAGGTTCGAGTAGCCGATGGGTGGATCGTCGACGGGGGCGGTGTCCAGTTCGGCGAGGTGAGGTCGCGCTCGGCTCGGCACCATGAGATCCAATGCGTGCAGTGCCGGACCGTCGAAACCCGGCGCGGAGACCTGTTCCGCGGCACCCGGCGGGGCGCTCCGTTCTTCCTGCGGAGCATCATTCCTACGCTGCTCGAGGCGCAGCCGCCGCACAGCGCGACTCAGGCGCGTCTCCCGTTCGACGGCAAGCGGCTGCTCACGTTCACGGATTCGCGGCAGGGTACCGCGCGATTTGCGCTGGACGCACAGCTCGATGCGGAGCGGAACTACGCTCGGAGCCTTCTCTACCACCACGTTGTGAGCCGCCGGCGCGATGCGGAGCAACGTCGCGGCGACCTGGACCAGTTGCGTGCCGTGATTGCCGCGCTTGAGACAGTTGCTCCTGGAAATCCGTTCCTCGAAGACGAGCTCAGGGAGAAGCGTCGGCAACTCGCTGCCGCGGAAGAGCCCGTTGTGGGAACCCTCACCTGGCAGGAAGCGGTCAACGCGCTTGCGAGTCAGGATGAAGTCCGGCTGTGGATGCGGAAGCACTGGGCACAACTCCCACTCGGGGAGCTCGATGAGCAAGGGGTCGCTCAGCTCTGCATGCTCCGGGAGTTCGTGCGTCGGCCGAAGCGGCAGAACTCGCTCGAGACGATGGGATTCATCGCGCTGGAGTACCCGTCACTGAACCGGGCTGCCCGCGCGCCAATACCCTGGAAAGCGCGGAGTCTTTCGGAACAGGATTGGCGCGATTTCCTCAAAATCGCACTCGATTTCTTCGTCCGCGGCAGCACTGCTGTCGTGGTGGATCGTCGCTACCTCAAGTGGTTGGGGGCACCGGTGAAACCAAAGGTGCTTCGCGGTCCCGACGCGGATCGAATGAGCAGCCAGGGCTTCGTCCAGTGGCCGACCAGCAGGTCGGTGTCACGGAACCGGCTCCTTGTCCTGCTGAGTGCGGCGCTCCGTGCTGACCGTGCTGACCCGTCGGACGCTGCGGATATCGATCAGTGCTTGCGGGATGCGTGGGAGCAGGTCAGGAGCATTCTGTCGGTGACTCAGGAGGGCTACCAGTTACGACTTGAGGAGCAGGTCACGTTGCGGGAGGGAGGCTCCGCCTGGCTCTGTCCCGTCACGCGGAGGGTGCTTGATACTACCCTGCGTGGAATCACTCCCTATGCGACGCCAAAGGCCAGCGTGGAGGGTCTTCGGTGTCGTGAGCTGGTGATGCCGCGGGTTCCACATGCCTTCTGGCAACGGGAGGGCGGATCTCGGTACTCACGCGAGGAAATCGGAAGCTGGATCACCTCCAACCCGGAAATCGATACACTTCGGGCGGCGGGGGTATGGAGCGATCTGAGCACCCGGATTCTGGGGCAATCGCCGTACTTTCAGGTTGCCGAGCATTCGGCCCAGCAGAGCGCGTCCCGACTTGGGGAGTTGGAGGAGGCGTTTCGGGCAGGCAAGCTGAACGTGCTGAGCTGCTCCACGACGATGGAGATGGGGGTCGATGTGGGCGGTCTTGCCGCAGTGGCCATGAACAACACGCCCCCGAGTCCGGCGAACTATCTGCAGCGGGCCGGTCGGGCCGGGCGTCGAGGGGAGACGCGCGCGTTCAGCTTCACGTTGTGCAAGAATACTCCCCATGGGGAATGGGTCTTCCAGAACCCACGCTGGCCCTTCGATACCCGCCTCGGCGTCTCCACGGTCTCGCTCTCCAGCGAACGCATCGTACAGCGGCACGTCAGTTCCCTCGCCCTTACGCGCTTCCTGATGCTGGAAGCGGGTTCGGAGGACCTCCCTCACCTCGAGGCGGGATACTTCTTTGAACCTGTCGAGGGCCGAAGCGCGGTTTGTGAGCGATTCGAATCGTGGCTGCTGGACTCGGCCAAAGCGGACCGCTGGCTCACCGAGGGACTGAGCCGACTGGTTCGCCGGTCCGTGCTCGAAAGCGTTGCTCCGGGGCGGATGCTCGGTTCGGTCGCCGCCGCGGCTCAGCGCGTACGCGAAGCTTGGTGCGCTGAACTCCAGCCCCTCATTCGGCAGCTCGAGCTGATCGGCGACGGGAGGGATGAACAGCCGGCGCGCCGCGCCATCGAGCTACAGATTCAGCGGATGCGCCGTGAGTATCTGCTGCGGGAACTCGCGTTGCGCAACTTCCTTCCAGGGTACGGCTTCCCAACCCAGGTTGTGCCGTTCGTTACGACAACCGCATCCGACCTGGAGCGTGCCCGGACCTCGCGCAACGTCAGCGAGCATGAGGATAATCGATCGCGCAGCCGGGGTTATCCTTCGCGGGACCTGACGCTTGCGCTGCGGGAGTATGCCCCAGGTTCCACGGTGGTGATCGATGGACGGGTGCTCGTAAGCAGCGGCCTCACGCTGAACTGGAAGGTCCCCGCCAACGACGCGCAGGCGAAGGACGTACAGTCTCTGCGGTGGGCATGGCACTGCGGACGGTGCGGACGGGTGGGATTCTCGCACCGGCGTGTGGAGCGATGTGATAGCGAAAGCTGCGTCGTTGGTGATGCGCGGATCGAGAACGTTCGTTTCATCGAGCCCGCCGGCTTCGCCGTCGAGATCTCGTACGAAGCCACGAACGACCTTACGCAAAACAGCTATCTCCCGGTAGAGCGCCCCTGGATCAGCACCGGGATCGAGCCATGGCAGAGCCTCCCTCGCGCAGAACTCGGCCGCTACCGGTACAGCAACGAAGGGCGCATCTTCGCATACTCGCGCGGTCTTCACAGTGCTGGTTATGCGGTGTGCCTTCGCTGCGGACGGGCGGCTTCGCACGTGGCCGGCTCCGACGGGGTGCCTCAGGAGATGGTGAATCATCGCCCCCTCCGTGGCGGAGGCGATCGTGACGAGAGTGGACTATGCCAGGGGAACTCGAACGGCTGGGCTGTGCTTCCCAATCTCTGGCTGGGCGTGGCGAAAGAAACCGACGTCTTCGAGCTTCAGCTCCATTACGCCGGTACCGGTGCGAAGATCGAGAGCGACGCGGCGGCCGTGTCCGTGGCGGTGGCGCTGCGCGGTGCCCTGGCTGAGGCCATCGGCATCGAGGACCGGGAGATCGGGTGGGCGGTCATTCCTTCGCGAGTCCCTACCGACGAGTCACAGACGCGATCGGTCGTCCTCTTCGACACGGCAACCGGCGGGGCCGGGTTCGTTGCCCAGGCGGTGACCCGTCTGCCGCAGGTGATCGCGAGAGCCCGTCAGGTACTTCAGTGTCCCCGGGATTGCGACAGTGCCTGTCACGCCTGTCTGCTGACGTATGATACGAGCTTCTCGGCGAAGGATCTGAATCGCCATGCTGCGCTCGAGCTCCTGAGCCAGGCGTTCGTTGACGGACTTGCTCTCCCGGAGTCCCTGCAGGCGTTCGGCCCACCGTCGACGCTGGAGTTCGAACCTCTTTCGGCGGCCCTAGCGCGCGAACTCCGCGGATCGGCTGGGCTCCAAGTTGTACTCGGGGGGGCCGCGGAGGAGTGGGACCTGCCAGATTGGTCCCTGCTCGACAGGGTCAGGCGATGGTCTGCCGATGGGGCCGAGATCGAATTGCTTGTTCCCAGTCCCGTGCTCGGTTCGCTGGATGCTGCCAGCCGCAACGTGCTCGCCGCATGGACTGACTCACGGCTGGCGCAGGTACGGGAGGTTTCCGAAGCGGAAGTTCGGCACGGTGAAGGAACCCTTATCGCGAAGGTCGTGAAAGGCACGGAGGAGATCGTGTTCGCGGCGTTCGATCAGGAATCGATGACGCCGGGACCGCGGTGGAGCACCGGGAGTTCCGCCGCGAGGATCGTCACCGCCCGCATTCCGCTGGCCGGTGCATCGGACCAATCCTTGGGCCGGTCGATCTCGGCTTCGGAACTGCGGGTACGGCCGGATGGCACCGTTTCCGCCCTTGAGATCACCAATCAGTTCAATGGGCCGATCGCAACCTTCGGGAATCGGTTCTGGGATGGGGTGCTCGCCGTTGCCCCAGAGGTGGCAAGGCGGCTGGCGGGCTCAGTCCCAATTCGGCGCGTGACCTACGCGGATCGGTACGTCCGAACGCCACTGATGGTCCGCCTCCTCTTGGAAGTGGTAGGTGCCCTACGTGACCGGTCCAGTGTTGCCCCCGAAGCTGAGGTTCGGCTGATTACGATACCAATCGACGCTCGTCCTCGCGGTGTGCAGCGCGACCTCTGGCACGACTGGGCTCCCCGCAGCGTCCGGAATGAGGTGTTTGCGCTGGGGATCACCGAAGTCGGCCTCCGTCCGCTGGTGGAGGAGGTTCCGCGCGCACAGGCTCCCCATGCGCGGCAACTCGTGGTTGAATGGGAGGACGGTGCTACGTGGTCCGTTCGCTTGGACGAGGGATTCGGATTCCTTCGTGGAAGCGGGAATTCTACATATCCTTTCGATTCCGATGCTGAGCGGCAGATCCGCGCGCTTATGGACGCTGACGGGCTGGTATCAGCCCACGCAAGAACGGATCTCTACGTCTATGCCCTCAGGCGCTCAGGGACTTGAGTTTACTCGTTCACTCGACCCTGAAAGTTGGGTGCTGGCACGGTAACGGCGGACGGACGTCGTCATATGAGCAAGGTCCTTTCGGAAGACAGTCGTGGCAGCCTCGAGCGAGGCGGTAGCAGGATCAAGTGATCTTAATCGGAAGCAAACAGTTCCTGAGCTTTCTTCAGGCATCGCGCTCGTCCGAAGCGGACTCTTGGCTGAACTCGTGGCTTTTGTGGCTGAGCCGCCGTTCTCTTCCAAGTCCCACCGAACGTCTTCGTGCCGTTTCGGCCCGCTGGCGACCGCTGGACTGCGCATCCCGTTCCGGTGCCGTGTGACGCCTTGGCGGGGAATTGGCGCTGGGCGGTCCTTCTAACGTTTCTGGTCCGCGACCGGAGCGAATAAGGCGGGCCGGAACCGCGCGAACAGGAGCGAGAGATGGGGAGGAGATTTCACGTTGTGCTGCTGCTGGCCGTGTGCGGCATTGCGGGCGTCGACGGGGCGCGGGCGCAGGGGGGCGAGCCGAACCCGCTCTGGGAGCCGGTGCCCACCAGCGAGTTGGAGAACCAGGCGGGCGCACGGGCGTTCCGTGTATCGTCCGCACGGCTCGACCGGCTGAAAGCCGCGCCCCTCCTGCAGCTTCTGGAGGCGGCGCCGCTGGACACCGATGCCGCCGGGCCGCAGGCATGGGTGGAGATCATTCTCCCCGTCCCCGGACTCCTCCTCCCCCGCCGGTACGAGCGCTTCCGCGTGGCGGAGTCGCCGCTGATTCCCCGCGAGCTTGCCGGGAACGTGGGCACGCTGCGGACCTACACCGGGCGCGGCATCGATAGTCCGGCCCTGACGACGCGCTTTTCCGTGTCCGAGCGGGGACTGAGCGGGATCGTGCTTGGCCCGGAAGGCACCTGGGTCATCGAGCCTGTGGAGGGCGACGCGGATGGTCCGGGGGATCCGCTCCTGCCGCTGCACGTCTCCGCCTTCAAGGAAGACCTCCCCCAGCGCCCGCGCCCCCAGTTCGAACTGCCGGGCCACCCCCCGGTGGCGCCGCCAACGCCGCTCGTTCCGGCGACGCCCACCGCGTTCGACGCGCCCGCCGCCGCAGCCGAGGCGCCCACGGATCTCGCGCCCCGCATCCGGACCTTTCGCTTGGCAATTGTGGCGACGACAGAATTTACCACGTATCACCGGAACCGTGCTGGCCGCACGCTGACGGATGACCAGGTCCGCGACCGGGCGCTGGCCGCCATTGTAGACGTGATGAACATGGTGCAAGCGGTTTACGAGCGGGAGCTCGGCGTTCGCTTTGAGTTCGTGCCGCGTCAACGCGAGCTGATCTTCGTCTCCGAACCCGACGGGTACAACGGCAAGTCGGTCGACAGCCTGCTCCTGGATCGCAACCAAGCTTACCTAGACAGCATTATCGGGCCGGGCGCGTACGACGTGGGCCACGTGTTCACGGTCGGCGGCGGAGGGTACGCGACCATCGAGGCCGTGTGCCGCGACGCCTTCAAGGGGCAGGGCGGTACCGGCGTAGAGGTGGCGCGGTCAGAGAAGGTCTTCGCGATCGACTACGTGGCGCACGAGCTCGGCCACCAGTTCGGCGCGCGGCACACCTTCAACGCCATACGCCAAGACGGCTGTTCACTAGAGGCGCGCGAGGCGCGGAGCGCATTCGAGCCGGGGAGCGGCACCACGGTGATGGCATACGCGGGGATCTGCGGCACCAGCAACGTGCAAGACGAGTCCGACCAGTACTTCCACGTCCGATCGCTCGAGCAGATCGCTGGACACTTGGCGGCGCATGCCTGCGGGCGCACCGAGGCAGTCAGAAACCGAGCGCCGACCGTCTCCGCGACGGCGCAGTGGATGATCCCGGCCCAGACGCCGTTCGTCCTGACGGCCACCGGTACGGATCCCGATGGAGACGCCCTGACCTACAGCTTCGAGGAGTTCTATCGCGGCGCGTCGTGGACCCCCCACCCATCGCCGCCCGAAATGGTGGAGCCGGGGCGGATGCGGCCGACTTTCCGCTCCTACGAGCCGGACACGCCGGCGCAACGAGTCTTTCCGCGGCTCGCGGACCTGCTGTTCAACAGCCCCTCTCGGTGGGAGCAGCTTCCCGGTGGTGAACGGAGCACCGCAGCGAACCGGCCGCTCACCTTCCGCGTCACGGCGCGTGACGGCCGCGGGGCCTTCGCCACTACGGACGTGGAGGTGACGGTGGTCGCGCGCACGGCATCCAACAGGCGCGTAGGCCCCTTCCGGGTGACCGAGCCCGGAGCCGGCGACCAGGTGCGCCGCGGCTCCACCCTGACGGTGGAATGGGACCCGGCTCGTACCCAAGACGAGCCGCTGCGGTGCATGCAGGTCCGCATCACCCTGGCGACGGACGAGCAGGGCAGGTTCGAGACGGTGCTGGCCGACGCGACCCAGAACGACGGCGACGAGGCCGTCACCATCCCGGACGGACCCGCGGCGCCGCGCGCATGGGTCCGGGTGGAGTGTGTCGGCAACATCTTCTTCAACGTGTCACGGGCGTTCGTGCTCCTTGGCTCGGACACCCGGTGAAGCGATAGGTGTTGAATCGGACCCAGGATCCGGAATTACCCTGAAGATACGGCCGGCACCTGGGGATCATGATCATGTTGAGCGATCCGGAGTTCACGCTCTGCCCCAAACTTAGCGCGACAAATTGCATTTCTGGATGCGACAAATTGCATGTCGCGATCTCGACCTCAAGAACGCGTCGGCCCGCGATGGAGCACTTCCATCGCGGGCCGACTGCTCAGCGGACAGTGAAAGCGAACGTGTTCGACTGGGTACCCCCCGGGTTGTTCACGCGGATGCTCCAACTGCCGGCCGCCCCCAGCAGGATCACCATGTCAAAGCCAGTGGACGTCACATTCTTGATCAGCCCAGACCCGTTGAGCGTTGAACTGCCCCCTGGGCAGTTAACCGTGACGGTCAGTTCCCCCTTAAAACTGCTTCCGTTGACGTGCACGGTCTGGTTGGCGGAGTTCGCTGTCGGCGACCCAGGACTGATGAGCTGACCTGGGGGGATGGGGCGACCGCCGGCTGCACCTGGAAGCCAAAGGTGTTCGACTGGGTGCCCCCGGGGTTGTTCACCCGAATGCTCCAGCTACCCGACGCGCCGAGCAGGATCACCATGTCGAAGCCGGCGGATGTCACGTTCTTTATCTGCCCCGACCCGCTGAGGGTCGAGCGAGCACATGACCTCCGACCCGCTGGTGACGGTGCGCCCAGGTGCCGGCGCGGACGACATGATGAAGAAGATGCGCAGTTCGAAGGTGCGGCGGGTGATGGTCACGGATGGTGACGGCATCCTGCGGAGCGTGGTCGCCCAAGCCGACATCGTGCATGAGATAAGGGGAGGATCATCCCCGACGTCTGGAGAAGATGCTCGACGAGATCTCGTAGCCGGTGGGGCTGGCCCGGTAGCCTGCTTTGGCTGAGTCGCCCCGGTGTTGGTGATGACACTTTATAGGGCGTCGGCCGGTCCTTCTGTCGTGACGTGCGCCGCTCGAGTTCCCGGTTCCCCGCGCCCATCAGCAGCACGCTGGGGTGGGTGAACGCGGAGAGCGGGTTCACTTGGGGTACACGTCGCGCATGACCGACTAGGTCTTGAGCGCGACCCCACAATCGCCACTTCCACGGAGTCTCTCATGACGGACTGGCCAACAGCCAACCCGGCGGTCCGAGTTCCGGAGGGAGCTTAACGAAGCACGCCGGGTCTGCCGCCGCGTTCGATCGCTGCAGGATCGTCTGAATGACCTGCTGCTGGGCTCGCCGCTCGCGCAACGCTTGGGGCGAGATCGGTGACGCGGCCGCGGCAATTTGGGTGTAGCGCTGTTTGCAGCACAGCCGGAAGGGAAGCTTCTTCCCACACACGCACCGCGCGTCCGGCTTGTGCTCAAGCGCGCGAAGTACGTCCGCTGCGTCGTGCGGCGCCTCTCCCCCCGGCCACCAGCCCACCGCTTCAAAGAAGAGGTGGCGACGCAGCCAGTCGCCGGCGAGATCCACGAGCCGGCTGATGTCGTCGCGCTCCGGGTCGTAGGTGCGGTCCGGGGCGAAGAACGTGCACGCGGACCCATCCGCGTGCAAGTGCGGGTGGAAGGGATGTGCGGCGCGAAATCTCGGGCCCAATGATCCAGATCTTCGGCAGGTAGATCGGCTCTGGGGGGTAGACCAGCGCGACCTTGAAGCGGTCCAGCCGGGTGCGGAACGGCTGTAGCACGCCCCTCCAATGAGATTGGCCGTGAAGGGGGACCACCACATGGAATTGCGGATACCAGTCCTGCATTCCTGCGGTGTCCCGTTCCAGCCCGGGAATGTGGCCCACCTTCATCGGTACCTTCCTGGCTTAGAGGCAGGCGTGAGAGCGGGCCTGCGGCGGGGGACGGTGGTGTCCGTGCCCCTGCCCGTGGCCGTGCCCGGTGTGGCCGTGCCCGTGTCCGTGACCGTTCCCATTGCCGTGGCCATGGCCGTGTTCGTGTCCCGGCGGATCGTTCGGGCGGGCGAGGGTGCCTCCGCGAGCGATCGGCGGGTTGCCACCGCGGTCCAGCTCGCGCCCGAAATCGGCGAGCTCTCGGTCTTCATTGCGGATCATCGTGAGAGTTCCTCTGGCGGTTGTGTACGGCTCGCCTCCGCAAGTCGAGAAGAGGCGAGGTTAGACGCGGCGGGTCCGGATGCTCCGGACCCGCCGCTGGACCCGATCAGCAGCGACCCTTGTCGACCAGGTCCTTGCACTCGGAGCAGAGCGGCTTGTTGCCGGTGCCCTGGCGGAGGTTCTCCGCCTCGATGTTGTTGCCGGTGTTGCAATTCGTGCAGACGTGGTGCACGTTCTGCTTGACCGAGTGCCACGGCGACTTCTTCATGGTACCTCCCGCAAGGTTTGCCGGGGGGCGACGACCCCAGGCCTTTTGAGTTGCTGAACGTGCGACAGTGGCCCGTTCGACCTGAGAGACGAATGGCGCTTACACCTCGGTCAAGGAGCTAGCGGAAGAGCGGTGTAAGGAGAATTCGTCCCCGGGTTCGGCGGTCCGAAGTCGACGGATCGCCGAACCCGGGGACGGGGCCCCGAGGCACTGGAGCATGATGGGAGAAGATGTGATCGCCCGGCCGGTCTTGTCAGATGCGGAGATCGTCGGACGGCTTCGCAGTGCCGAAGCACGAGAGCGGACGGAAGGCGAACGGTGCTTGGTGGACCGACATGGTGCGCGGCTGATTGCGTACCTTGTCCGGCGCT
This is a stretch of genomic DNA from Longimicrobium sp.. It encodes these proteins:
- a CDS encoding DEAD/DEAH box helicase, whose product is MNKFFEPLADQLTERSTSALLGALGPVSAPLRRYLRESLHRLPGQGASLLADPVIEAIFDWQSGEETMEDLATADMLSKELVHAMAQPSRHEALREYRFPSDRRPFRHQLAAWRHLRNEDARSVLVTSGTGSGKTEAFLVPILDYLAREQRHLGRLTGVRALFLYPLNALINSQRDRLRAWTEPFGGKIRFCLYKGDTPEILSPLQRKAASPEEVGDRKTLRNDPPPILVTNATMLEYLLIRKQDRPIIERSAGQLRWIVLDEAHTYLGSHAAEMALLLRRVLHAFEVDAQQVRFVATSATIGDDSEKSTAELQSFLADLAGVDPERVSVVRGARSIPSLPPEYAATDVPLPAHEELIGCERGQLGHVLASNRSMRTLRERLLSEGAVKVSELARISANGGSSIVEHPGEETLRETMQFLDFATAAEVKGEQFLRARAHYFHRTHAGIWCCVNPQCAGRMRTALDHPEWSFGRIFLERREHCSECGSIVLEMVLCGECGTEYLDADLVPGQGAYRLLPRLQDDPSDAEEYQALIEGEDDEDATADEPEEDEDRLPRLLTRRGAPDTQEIEVRVADGWIVDGGGVQFGEVRSRSARHHEIQCVQCRTVETRRGDLFRGTRRGAPFFLRSIIPTLLEAQPPHSATQARLPFDGKRLLTFTDSRQGTARFALDAQLDAERNYARSLLYHHVVSRRRDAEQRRGDLDQLRAVIAALETVAPGNPFLEDELREKRRQLAAAEEPVVGTLTWQEAVNALASQDEVRLWMRKHWAQLPLGELDEQGVAQLCMLREFVRRPKRQNSLETMGFIALEYPSLNRAARAPIPWKARSLSEQDWRDFLKIALDFFVRGSTAVVVDRRYLKWLGAPVKPKVLRGPDADRMSSQGFVQWPTSRSVSRNRLLVLLSAALRADRADPSDAADIDQCLRDAWEQVRSILSVTQEGYQLRLEEQVTLREGGSAWLCPVTRRVLDTTLRGITPYATPKASVEGLRCRELVMPRVPHAFWQREGGSRYSREEIGSWITSNPEIDTLRAAGVWSDLSTRILGQSPYFQVAEHSAQQSASRLGELEEAFRAGKLNVLSCSTTMEMGVDVGGLAAVAMNNTPPSPANYLQRAGRAGRRGETRAFSFTLCKNTPHGEWVFQNPRWPFDTRLGVSTVSLSSERIVQRHVSSLALTRFLMLEAGSEDLPHLEAGYFFEPVEGRSAVCERFESWLLDSAKADRWLTEGLSRLVRRSVLESVAPGRMLGSVAAAAQRVREAWCAELQPLIRQLELIGDGRDEQPARRAIELQIQRMRREYLLRELALRNFLPGYGFPTQVVPFVTTTASDLERARTSRNVSEHEDNRSRSRGYPSRDLTLALREYAPGSTVVIDGRVLVSSGLTLNWKVPANDAQAKDVQSLRWAWHCGRCGRVGFSHRRVERCDSESCVVGDARIENVRFIEPAGFAVEISYEATNDLTQNSYLPVERPWISTGIEPWQSLPRAELGRYRYSNEGRIFAYSRGLHSAGYAVCLRCGRAASHVAGSDGVPQEMVNHRPLRGGGDRDESGLCQGNSNGWAVLPNLWLGVAKETDVFELQLHYAGTGAKIESDAAAVSVAVALRGALAEAIGIEDREIGWAVIPSRVPTDESQTRSVVLFDTATGGAGFVAQAVTRLPQVIARARQVLQCPRDCDSACHACLLTYDTSFSAKDLNRHAALELLSQAFVDGLALPESLQAFGPPSTLEFEPLSAALARELRGSAGLQVVLGGAAEEWDLPDWSLLDRVRRWSADGAEIELLVPSPVLGSLDAASRNVLAAWTDSRLAQVREVSEAEVRHGEGTLIAKVVKGTEEIVFAAFDQESMTPGPRWSTGSSAARIVTARIPLAGASDQSLGRSISASELRVRPDGTVSALEITNQFNGPIATFGNRFWDGVLAVAPEVARRLAGSVPIRRVTYADRYVRTPLMVRLLLEVVGALRDRSSVAPEAEVRLITIPIDARPRGVQRDLWHDWAPRSVRNEVFALGITEVGLRPLVEEVPRAQAPHARQLVVEWEDGATWSVRLDEGFGFLRGSGNSTYPFDSDAERQIRALMDADGLVSAHARTDLYVYALRRSGT
- a CDS encoding reprolysin-like metallopeptidase: MGRRFHVVLLLAVCGIAGVDGARAQGGEPNPLWEPVPTSELENQAGARAFRVSSARLDRLKAAPLLQLLEAAPLDTDAAGPQAWVEIILPVPGLLLPRRYERFRVAESPLIPRELAGNVGTLRTYTGRGIDSPALTTRFSVSERGLSGIVLGPEGTWVIEPVEGDADGPGDPLLPLHVSAFKEDLPQRPRPQFELPGHPPVAPPTPLVPATPTAFDAPAAAAEAPTDLAPRIRTFRLAIVATTEFTTYHRNRAGRTLTDDQVRDRALAAIVDVMNMVQAVYERELGVRFEFVPRQRELIFVSEPDGYNGKSVDSLLLDRNQAYLDSIIGPGAYDVGHVFTVGGGGYATIEAVCRDAFKGQGGTGVEVARSEKVFAIDYVAHELGHQFGARHTFNAIRQDGCSLEAREARSAFEPGSGTTVMAYAGICGTSNVQDESDQYFHVRSLEQIAGHLAAHACGRTEAVRNRAPTVSATAQWMIPAQTPFVLTATGTDPDGDALTYSFEEFYRGASWTPHPSPPEMVEPGRMRPTFRSYEPDTPAQRVFPRLADLLFNSPSRWEQLPGGERSTAANRPLTFRVTARDGRGAFATTDVEVTVVARTASNRRVGPFRVTEPGAGDQVRRGSTLTVEWDPARTQDEPLRCMQVRITLATDEQGRFETVLADATQNDGDEAVTIPDGPAAPRAWVRVECVGNIFFNVSRAFVLLGSDTR
- a CDS encoding CBS domain-containing protein, which gives rise to MTSDPLVTVRPGAGADDMMKKMRSSKVRRVMVTDGDGILRSVVAQADIVHEIRGGSSPTSGEDARRDLVAGGAGPVACFG